ACTACAGGTAAGTCGTCGGTACGACTGATTTCAAACATCTTGTTTTCTTGCCACTGGCGGTTTTGCCAAGAGTAAACACGACCAGTAAATTCACGGAAGTTGATTTCTGGATCGAAGTTAGTCGCAAAGTATTTACCGTGGCTGCCCGCATTGATATCTATGATGTCGATATCACTTACGCTGTCAAAATAATCATTGTAGGCCAAAGCGGCATAAGCATTTACTACACCGGGATCGAAGCCAACACCTAGAATGGCGGTAATACCCTTTTCTTTACAACGCTCGCGGCGTTTCCATTCGTAGTTGGCGTACCATGGTGGTTGCTCACAAATTTTTTCAGGTTCTTCGTGGATGGCGGTATCTAAGTAAGCAGCACCGGTTTCGATGCAGGCTTCTAGGACCGACATATTAATGAAGGCAGACCCTACGTTAATAACGATTTGCGATGCGGTGTCTTGAATCAGTTTGACTGTGGCTGGCACGTCTAGAGCGTCGAGGGCAAATGCTTGAATGCGACCTTCGACTTTCATACTGCCTTTGTCTAGGACACTGGCTACAATATCGTCGCATTTCGCAACGCTACGTGAAGCAATTGCGATATTGCCCAGTGTGTCGTTGTGTTGAGCGCATTTGTGAGCGACTACGCGCGCCACGCCTCC
The window above is part of the Marinomonas sp. THO17 genome. Proteins encoded here:
- a CDS encoding saccharopine dehydrogenase family protein — translated: MKKNVLIIGGGGVARVVAHKCAQHNDTLGNIAIASRSVAKCDDIVASVLDKGSMKVEGRIQAFALDALDVPATVKLIQDTASQIVINVGSAFINMSVLEACIETGAAYLDTAIHEEPEKICEQPPWYANYEWKRRERCKEKGITAILGVGFDPGVVNAYAALAYNDYFDSVSDIDIIDINAGSHGKYFATNFDPEINFREFTGRVYSWQNRQWQENKMFEISRTDDLPVVGKQTAYMTGHDEIHSLSQNLDVPNVRFWMGFGEHYINVFTVLKNLGLLSEQPVKTAEGLEVVPLKLVKAVLPDPSSLAPEYTGKTCIGDVVKGIKDGAEKEVFIYNVADHKDAYNEVGSQGISYTAGVPPVAAAILVANGTWDTKEMRNVEQLDPKPFLGLLNDMGLPTRIKDENGDRPFTL